A genomic window from Pseudomonas argentinensis includes:
- a CDS encoding potassium transporter Kup, whose product MSTPSRTSPIALLIGAVGIVYGDIGTSPLYSLKEIFSPHYGVGLSQASVLGILSLIFWSLTLVVTIKYVMFILRADNGGEGGIMALTALAQRAAAGYPRLRTLLIMLGLFGAALFYGDSMLTPAVSVLSAVEGVGLVVDGIDHWVVPLALLILIPLFLLQRHGTARIGYLFGPVMVIWFLVLGALGVHGIAQRPEVLLSLNPYWALQFFIANPLLGLTVMGAVVLTITGAEALYADLGHFGRKPIVHAWLLLAFPGLILNYFGQGALLLSDPEAVRNPFYLLAPGWALIPLIGLSTVATIIASQAVITGAFSVTRQAIQLGYVPRMQILHTSSAEQGQIYIPLINSLLLVGVVLLVLGFQSSSGLAGAYGVAVTGTMLCTTLLVSSVILLLWRWPKVLAVPLLAVFLLVDGIFFAANVPKIIGGGAVPMVVGILLFGLMTTWKRGRQLVLERLDEHSLVLRDFIASIALQPPHRVAGTAVFLTSRVEVVPHALLHNLLHNQVLHERVMLLTVLYEDRPRVPLAERFDLEAYDQGFYRVRLRFGFLEAPDIPQALAQLGDQGIDCPPMQTTYFLSRETVIPSERIGMAMWRERLFAVLQKNAGSSLGFFRLPVNRVIELGTQVEI is encoded by the coding sequence GTGAGCACCCCCTCCCGTACCTCGCCCATTGCTCTGCTGATCGGTGCCGTCGGCATCGTCTATGGCGACATCGGTACCAGCCCGCTGTACAGCCTCAAGGAAATCTTCTCGCCGCACTACGGTGTCGGCCTGTCCCAGGCCAGTGTGCTGGGCATCCTGTCGCTGATCTTCTGGTCGCTGACCCTGGTGGTCACGATCAAGTACGTGATGTTCATCCTGCGTGCCGACAACGGCGGCGAGGGCGGCATCATGGCGCTCACCGCCCTGGCGCAACGGGCGGCCGCCGGCTACCCGCGGCTGCGCACGCTGCTGATCATGCTCGGCCTGTTCGGCGCCGCGCTGTTCTACGGCGACAGCATGCTCACGCCGGCGGTCTCGGTGCTCTCCGCGGTGGAAGGCGTCGGCCTGGTGGTCGACGGCATCGACCACTGGGTGGTGCCGCTGGCCCTGCTGATCCTGATTCCGCTGTTCCTGCTGCAGCGCCACGGCACCGCGCGCATCGGCTACCTGTTCGGGCCGGTGATGGTGATCTGGTTTCTGGTGCTTGGCGCCCTCGGCGTGCACGGCATCGCGCAGCGCCCGGAAGTGCTGCTGTCGCTCAATCCCTACTGGGCCCTGCAGTTCTTCATCGCCAATCCGCTGCTCGGCCTGACGGTAATGGGCGCCGTGGTGCTGACCATCACCGGTGCCGAAGCGCTGTACGCCGACCTCGGCCATTTCGGCCGCAAGCCCATCGTGCATGCCTGGCTGTTGCTGGCCTTCCCCGGGCTGATCCTCAACTACTTCGGCCAGGGCGCGCTGCTGCTGAGCGACCCCGAAGCAGTGCGCAACCCGTTCTACCTGCTGGCGCCGGGCTGGGCCTTGATCCCACTGATCGGCCTGTCGACGGTGGCCACCATCATTGCCTCCCAGGCGGTGATCACCGGGGCTTTCTCGGTCACCCGCCAGGCCATCCAGCTCGGTTACGTGCCGCGCATGCAGATCCTGCACACCTCCAGCGCCGAGCAGGGGCAGATCTACATTCCGCTGATCAACAGCCTGCTGCTGGTCGGGGTGGTGCTGCTGGTGCTCGGCTTCCAGTCGTCCAGCGGCCTGGCTGGCGCCTACGGCGTGGCGGTGACCGGCACCATGCTGTGCACCACGCTGCTGGTGTCGTCGGTGATCCTGCTGCTGTGGCGCTGGCCGAAGGTGCTGGCGGTGCCGCTGCTGGCAGTGTTCCTGCTGGTCGACGGCATCTTCTTCGCCGCCAACGTGCCGAAGATCATTGGTGGTGGCGCGGTGCCGATGGTCGTCGGCATCCTGCTGTTCGGCCTGATGACCACCTGGAAGCGTGGCCGCCAGCTGGTGCTCGAGCGGCTCGACGAACACTCCCTGGTGCTGCGCGACTTTATCGCCAGCATCGCCCTGCAGCCGCCCCATCGGGTTGCCGGCACGGCGGTGTTCCTGACCAGCCGGGTCGAGGTGGTGCCCCATGCATTGCTGCACAACCTGCTGCACAATCAGGTGCTGCACGAACGGGTGATGCTCCTGACCGTGCTCTACGAGGATCGCCCGCGGGTACCGCTGGCCGAGCGGTTCGACCTGGAGGCCTATGACCAGGGCTTCTATCGCGTGCGCCTGCGCTTCGGCTTCCTCGAGGCGCCGGACATTCCCCAGGCATTGGCCCAACTCGGTGATCAGGGCATCGACTGCCCGCCGATGCAGACCACCTACTTCCTCAGCCGGGAAACGGTGATCCCCTCCGAGCGTATCGGCATGGCCATGTGGCGCGAGCGCCTGTTCGCCGTGCTGCAGAAGAACGCCGGTAGCTCCCTGGGCTTCTTCCGCCTGCCGGTGAACCGGGTGATCGAGTTGGGCACGCAGGTGGAGATCTAG
- a CDS encoding class I SAM-dependent methyltransferase: MPLDHEQLQQITRRTLAHYQASADGFREGTRDHDVSQNIDALLRHVHGSAPLSILDFGCGPGRDLRAFRALGHQPVGLDGCPQFVAMARADSGCEVWQQDFLALDLPAARFDGIFANAVLFHIPGQELPRVLRELRASLKPGGVLFSSNPRGDNQEGWSGERYGAWHDLDSWRRLLDAAGFDELEHYYRPTGLPRDQQPWLASVWRRRDGA, from the coding sequence ATGCCACTCGACCACGAACAATTGCAACAGATCACCCGCCGCACTCTGGCCCATTACCAGGCCAGCGCCGACGGTTTTCGCGAAGGCACTCGCGACCACGACGTCAGCCAGAACATCGACGCGCTGCTGCGCCATGTACATGGCAGCGCGCCGCTGAGCATTCTGGATTTCGGCTGCGGCCCCGGCCGTGATCTGCGCGCCTTCAGGGCCCTGGGCCACCAGCCCGTCGGCCTCGACGGCTGCCCGCAGTTCGTTGCCATGGCCCGCGCCGACAGCGGCTGCGAGGTGTGGCAGCAGGACTTTCTCGCTCTGGACCTGCCGGCCGCGCGCTTCGACGGCATCTTCGCCAACGCCGTGCTGTTCCATATCCCGGGCCAGGAGTTGCCGCGGGTGCTCAGGGAACTGCGCGCCAGCCTGAAGCCGGGCGGTGTGCTCTTCAGCTCCAACCCCCGTGGCGACAACCAGGAAGGCTGGAGCGGCGAACGCTACGGCGCCTGGCATGACCTGGACAGCTGGCGCCGCCTGCTCGACGCCGCCGGCTTCGACGAACTGGAACACTACTACCGCCCCACCGGCCTGCCCCGCGACCAGCAGCCGTGGCTGGCGAGTGTGTGGCGGCGCAGAGACGGCGCGTAA
- a CDS encoding DNA polymerase II, translating into MDLQQGFVLTRHWRDTPAGSQVEFWLSTDAGPRLVRLPPQTSVAFIPAEQRARAEALIAGDKQFELRPLQLRDFHQRPVLGVYCRQQRPLVQLEQTLRQGGVAVYEADIRPPERYLMERFITAPVLFSGTPAPDGVLVDAQLKPAPDYRPQLKLVSLDIETTARGELYSIALEGCGQRQVYMLGAPNRDTEVDFDLAYLDSRAALLEALNDWLERHDPDAIIGWNLVQFDLRVLHEHAQRLQVPLRLGRGGELLSWREHGARQHFFASAPGRLIIDGIEALRSATWSFQSFSLENVAQQLLGEGKAIDNPYQRMDEINRMFAEDKPALARYNLKDCELVTRIFAKTELLTFLLERATVTGLPVDRSGGSVAAFSHLYMPLMHRQGFVAPNQGERPPEASPGGFVMDSRPGLYESVLVLDYKSLYPSLIRTFLIDPVGLIEGLRQPDDAHSIPGFRGARFSRTTHCLPAIVERVWQGREAAKRAGNAPLSQALKIIMNAFYGVLGSSGCRFFDTRLASSITLRGHEVMRRTRELIEAEGHTVIYGDTDSTFVWLRRAHGEDEAERIGRGLVQRVNAWWREHLQAEFGLQSALELQFETHFRRFLMPTIRGMEEGSKKRYAGLIRRADGREDMVFKGLETVRSDWSPLAQQFQQELYLRIFKGQPYQDYVRDYVQRTLAGEFEERLVYRKRLRRRLDDYQRNVPPHVRAARLADAHNDEMGRPRQYQSGGWISYVISVAGPEPLELRRAPIDYGHYLGKQLQPVADAILPFVDDDFSALIGGQLELF; encoded by the coding sequence GTGGATCTACAGCAGGGCTTCGTCCTGACCCGGCACTGGCGCGACACGCCGGCCGGCAGCCAGGTGGAATTCTGGCTGTCGACCGATGCCGGCCCGCGTCTGGTGCGCCTGCCGCCGCAAACCTCGGTGGCCTTCATCCCCGCCGAACAGCGTGCCCGTGCCGAGGCGCTGATCGCCGGCGACAAACAGTTCGAGCTGCGCCCGTTGCAACTGCGCGATTTCCATCAGCGACCCGTGCTGGGCGTCTATTGCCGCCAGCAGCGGCCACTTGTCCAGCTCGAACAGACCCTGCGCCAGGGCGGTGTGGCCGTTTACGAGGCCGATATCCGCCCGCCCGAGCGCTACCTGATGGAGCGCTTCATCACCGCCCCGGTGCTGTTCAGCGGCACGCCCGCCCCGGACGGCGTGCTGGTCGACGCCCAGCTCAAGCCGGCGCCGGACTACCGCCCGCAGCTCAAGCTGGTGTCCCTGGATATCGAGACCACCGCCCGTGGCGAGCTGTATTCCATCGCCCTGGAAGGCTGCGGCCAGCGGCAGGTGTACATGCTCGGGGCGCCGAACCGTGACACCGAGGTGGACTTCGACCTCGCTTACCTGGACAGCCGCGCCGCGTTGCTGGAGGCGCTCAACGACTGGCTGGAACGCCATGACCCGGATGCCATCATCGGCTGGAACCTGGTGCAGTTCGACCTGCGTGTGCTGCACGAGCATGCCCAGCGCCTGCAGGTGCCGCTACGCCTGGGCCGTGGCGGCGAGCTGCTGAGCTGGCGCGAACACGGCGCCAGGCAGCACTTCTTCGCCAGTGCGCCGGGACGGCTGATCATCGATGGCATCGAGGCGCTGCGTTCGGCGACCTGGAGCTTCCAGTCCTTCAGCCTGGAGAACGTCGCCCAGCAGCTGCTTGGCGAGGGCAAGGCGATCGACAACCCCTACCAGCGCATGGACGAGATCAACCGCATGTTCGCCGAGGACAAGCCGGCCCTGGCCCGCTACAACCTCAAGGACTGCGAGCTGGTCACGCGCATCTTCGCCAAGACCGAGCTGCTCACCTTCCTGCTCGAACGGGCCACGGTCACCGGCCTGCCGGTGGATCGCAGTGGCGGCTCGGTGGCGGCGTTCAGCCACCTGTACATGCCGCTGATGCACCGCCAGGGTTTCGTGGCGCCCAACCAGGGCGAGCGCCCGCCCGAGGCCAGCCCCGGTGGCTTCGTCATGGATTCGCGGCCAGGGCTGTACGAGTCGGTGCTGGTGCTCGATTACAAGAGCCTGTATCCGTCGCTGATCCGCACCTTTCTGATCGACCCGGTGGGGCTGATCGAGGGGCTGCGCCAGCCCGACGACGCGCATTCGATTCCCGGCTTTCGTGGCGCACGTTTCTCGCGCACCACCCATTGCCTGCCGGCCATCGTCGAGCGCGTGTGGCAGGGCCGCGAGGCGGCCAAACGCGCCGGCAACGCGCCGCTGTCCCAAGCGCTGAAGATCATCATGAACGCCTTCTACGGTGTGCTCGGCTCCAGCGGCTGCCGCTTCTTCGATACGCGGCTGGCGTCGTCCATCACCCTGCGTGGCCATGAAGTGATGCGCCGCACCCGCGAGCTGATCGAGGCCGAAGGGCACACGGTGATCTATGGCGACACCGACTCCACCTTCGTCTGGCTGCGCCGCGCCCACGGTGAGGACGAGGCCGAGCGCATCGGCCGTGGCCTGGTGCAGCGCGTGAACGCCTGGTGGCGCGAGCATCTGCAGGCCGAGTTCGGCTTGCAGAGCGCCCTGGAGCTGCAGTTCGAGACCCATTTCAGGCGCTTTCTGATGCCGACCATTCGCGGCATGGAGGAGGGCAGCAAGAAACGCTACGCCGGGCTGATCCGCCGCGCCGATGGTCGCGAGGACATGGTCTTCAAGGGCCTGGAAACCGTGCGCAGCGACTGGTCGCCGCTGGCCCAGCAATTCCAGCAGGAGCTGTACCTGCGCATCTTCAAGGGCCAGCCCTACCAGGACTACGTGCGCGACTACGTGCAGCGCACCCTGGCCGGCGAGTTCGAGGAGCGCCTGGTATACCGCAAGCGCCTGCGCCGCCGCCTCGACGACTACCAGCGCAACGTGCCGCCCCACGTGCGTGCGGCGCGCCTGGCCGATGCCCATAACGACGAGATGGGCCGACCGCGCCAGTACCAGAGCGGCGGCTGGATCAGCTACGTGATCAGCGTCGCCGGCCCGGAACCCCTGGAGCTGCGCCGCGCGCCCATCGACTACGGCCATTACCTGGGCAAGCAGCTGCAGCCGGTGGCCGACGCCATCCTGCCGTTCGTGGACGATGACTTCAGTGCGTTGATCGGCGGGCAGTTGGAGTTGTTTTGA
- a CDS encoding sugar O-acetyltransferase translates to MALSEKHKMLTGELYLASDPELQADCAATMAWLARYNGSLGLSPAERNQVLGERLAAVGKGVVVRSPFHCDYGFNISLGDGVFINFNCVILDVVAVSIGDRTQIGPGVQILTADHPRDPGERESGLEFGRPVSIGRNVWIGAGALILPGVSIGDDALIGAGSVVTRDVPASATVVGNPARIRA, encoded by the coding sequence ATGGCGCTCAGTGAAAAACACAAGATGCTCACCGGCGAACTCTACCTGGCCAGTGACCCGGAGCTGCAGGCCGACTGCGCAGCTACCATGGCCTGGCTGGCGCGTTACAACGGCAGCCTGGGGTTGTCGCCGGCCGAGCGCAACCAGGTGCTGGGCGAGCGCCTGGCGGCGGTCGGCAAGGGGGTGGTGGTGCGCTCGCCGTTTCACTGCGATTACGGCTTCAATATCAGCCTGGGCGACGGCGTGTTCATCAACTTCAACTGCGTGATTCTCGACGTGGTGGCGGTGAGCATCGGCGACAGGACGCAGATCGGCCCGGGCGTGCAGATCCTTACCGCCGACCACCCCCGTGACCCGGGCGAGCGCGAGTCCGGCCTGGAGTTCGGGCGGCCGGTGAGCATTGGCCGTAATGTGTGGATCGGCGCCGGGGCCTTGATCCTGCCGGGGGTGAGCATTGGCGACGATGCGCTGATCGGCGCCGGCAGCGTGGTGACCCGCGACGTGCCAGCCAGTGCCACGGTGGTCGGTAATCCGGCGCGGATACGCGCTTGA
- a CDS encoding peroxiredoxin — protein MSIRLGDIAPDFEQDSSEGPIRFHEWLGNQWGILFSHPADFTPVCTTELGFTAKLKDEFAKRNVKAIALSVDPVDSHLKWIGDINETQNTAVNFPILADADRKVSELYDLIHPNANDTLTVRSLFVIDPNKKVRLTITYPASTGRNFHEILRVIDSLQLTDSHKVATPANWQDGDDVVIVPSLKDEDEIRQRFPKGYRAVKPYLRLTPQPNR, from the coding sequence ATGAGCATCCGCCTGGGCGACATCGCCCCCGACTTCGAGCAGGACTCCAGTGAAGGCCCCATTCGTTTCCACGAGTGGCTGGGCAATCAATGGGGCATCCTGTTCTCCCACCCGGCCGACTTCACGCCGGTGTGCACTACCGAGCTGGGCTTCACCGCCAAGCTGAAGGACGAGTTCGCCAAGCGCAACGTCAAGGCCATTGCCCTGTCCGTCGACCCGGTCGATTCGCATCTCAAGTGGATCGGCGACATCAACGAGACCCAGAACACTGCCGTCAACTTCCCGATCCTCGCCGATGCCGACCGCAAGGTGTCCGAGCTCTACGACCTGATCCACCCGAATGCCAACGATACCCTGACGGTGCGCTCGCTGTTCGTCATCGACCCGAACAAGAAGGTGCGCCTGACCATTACCTACCCGGCGAGCACCGGGCGCAATTTTCACGAGATCTTGCGGGTGATCGATTCGCTGCAGCTCACCGACAGCCACAAGGTGGCCACGCCCGCCAACTGGCAGGACGGTGACGACGTGGTGATCGTGCCGTCGCTCAAGGACGAAGACGAGATCAGGCAGCGCTTTCCCAAGGGTTACCGCGCGGTGAAGCCCTACCTGCGTCTTACCCCGCAGCCCAACAGGTAA
- the ssuE gene encoding NADPH-dependent FMN reductase, translating to MLVVFLGGSPSLKSRSNVLLGKARQWLQARGVEVVTYQVRDFEAEDLLFARFESPRILGLQAHVAAADGLVVATPVYKASFSGALKTLLDVLPERALHHKVVLPVATGGSNAHMLAVDYALKPVLSALKAQEVLHGVFADDSQISYTEDGGELSPALEQRLDDALQQLTQALNRRPQPIAPGLLNERLLSGRWSA from the coding sequence ATGCTGGTGGTTTTTCTGGGTGGCAGCCCGAGCCTGAAGTCGCGTTCCAACGTGTTGCTGGGCAAGGCCAGGCAGTGGCTGCAGGCTCGTGGCGTGGAAGTGGTGACCTATCAGGTACGCGACTTCGAGGCCGAGGACCTGCTTTTTGCGCGCTTTGAAAGCCCGCGAATCCTGGGCCTGCAGGCCCATGTGGCGGCAGCCGATGGCCTGGTGGTGGCGACGCCGGTGTACAAGGCGTCGTTTTCCGGCGCGCTGAAAACCTTGCTCGACGTGCTGCCCGAGCGCGCGCTGCACCACAAGGTGGTGCTGCCGGTGGCTACCGGTGGCAGCAATGCGCACATGCTAGCGGTGGATTACGCCCTGAAACCGGTGCTGTCCGCGCTCAAGGCCCAGGAGGTGCTGCACGGCGTGTTCGCCGATGACAGCCAGATCAGTTACACCGAGGACGGCGGCGAGCTGTCGCCGGCCCTGGAACAGCGTCTGGACGACGCCCTGCAGCAGCTGACTCAGGCGCTCAATCGCCGGCCCCAGCCCATCGCGCCGGGCCTGCTGAACGAGCGTCTGCTCAGCGGGCGCTGGAGTGCCTGA
- a CDS encoding sulfonate ABC transporter substrate-binding protein, giving the protein MRTATLRRSLVALFAAAISFGAITQVHAETLRIGYQKYGTLVLLKANGALEKRLAAKGIDVKWTEFPGGPQLLEGLNVGSVDFGTTGETPPVFAQAAGADLLYVAFEPPAPTSEAILVAKDSPINSVAELKGKKVALNKGSNVHYLLVRALQEAGLNYSDIQPVYLPPADARAAFERGSVDAWVIWDPFQAAAEQQLQARTLVDGRGLVSNHQFYLATRSYAEQHPEVVEALVEEIRAIGEWVKANNDAATAQVAPLLGLSADITRLAVQRQSYGAQLITPEVVEAQQKIADTFTALKLIPKQLAISDVVWHAPATKVAQH; this is encoded by the coding sequence ATGCGCACTGCCACCCTGCGTCGGAGTCTGGTCGCCTTGTTTGCCGCGGCCATTTCCTTCGGCGCCATTACCCAAGTCCACGCCGAAACGTTACGTATCGGTTATCAGAAGTACGGCACCCTGGTGCTGCTCAAGGCCAACGGCGCGTTGGAAAAACGCCTGGCCGCCAAGGGCATCGACGTCAAATGGACCGAGTTCCCCGGCGGGCCGCAACTGCTCGAAGGCCTCAACGTCGGCTCGGTGGACTTCGGCACCACCGGCGAAACCCCGCCGGTATTCGCCCAGGCCGCTGGCGCGGATCTCTTGTACGTGGCCTTCGAGCCGCCCGCGCCGACCAGCGAAGCGATCCTGGTTGCCAAGGATTCGCCGATCAACTCGGTCGCCGAGCTCAAGGGCAAGAAGGTCGCCCTCAACAAGGGCTCCAACGTGCACTACCTGCTGGTGCGCGCCCTGCAAGAGGCCGGCCTGAACTACAGCGACATCCAGCCGGTGTACCTGCCGCCTGCCGACGCCCGCGCCGCCTTCGAACGTGGCAGCGTCGATGCCTGGGTGATCTGGGACCCCTTCCAGGCGGCCGCCGAACAGCAACTGCAGGCGCGCACCCTGGTTGACGGCAGGGGCCTGGTCAGCAACCACCAGTTCTACCTGGCGACCCGCTCCTATGCCGAGCAGCATCCGGAGGTGGTCGAGGCGCTGGTCGAGGAAATCCGCGCCATCGGCGAGTGGGTCAAGGCCAATAACGACGCGGCCACCGCCCAGGTCGCGCCCTTGCTCGGCCTGTCGGCGGACATCACCCGCCTGGCGGTGCAGCGCCAGAGCTACGGCGCTCAGCTGATCACCCCAGAGGTGGTCGAGGCCCAGCAGAAGATCGCCGACACCTTTACCGCGCTCAAGCTGATTCCCAAGCAGCTGGCTATCAGCGACGTGGTCTGGCACGCCCCGGCCACCAAGGTCGCTCAGCACTGA
- the ssuD gene encoding FMNH2-dependent alkanesulfonate monooxygenase, which translates to MSLNIFWFLPTHGDGHYLGTSHGARAVDHGYLQQIAQAADRLGFGGVLIPTGRSCEDSWLVAASLIPVTQRLKFLVALRPGIISPTVAARQAATLDRLSGGRALFNLVTGGDPDELAGDGLNLSHAERYEASVEFTRIWRRVLEGEVVDYQGKHIQVKGAKLLYPPVQQPRPPLYFGGSSEAAQDLAAEQVELYLTWGEPPAAVAEKIAQVREKAAAQGREVRFGIRLHVIVRETNEEAWKAADKLIAHVDDDTIARAQASLARFDSVGQQRMAALHGGSKDNLEVSPNLWAGVGLVRGGAGTALVGDGPTVAERVKEYAALGIDTFIFSGYPHLEESYRVAELLFPHLEVNRPALPEGANYVSPFGEMVANDILPRAASAS; encoded by the coding sequence ATGAGCCTCAATATCTTCTGGTTCCTGCCGACCCACGGCGATGGCCATTACCTCGGTACCTCGCACGGGGCCCGCGCCGTCGACCACGGCTACCTGCAGCAGATCGCCCAGGCCGCCGATCGCCTCGGCTTCGGTGGCGTACTCATTCCCACCGGGCGCTCCTGCGAGGATTCCTGGCTGGTCGCCGCTTCGCTGATCCCGGTGACCCAACGGCTGAAGTTCCTGGTCGCCCTACGCCCGGGGATCATTTCGCCGACCGTGGCCGCGCGCCAGGCGGCGACCCTGGACCGGTTGTCCGGCGGCCGCGCATTGTTCAACCTGGTCACCGGCGGTGACCCGGACGAACTGGCCGGTGACGGCCTCAACCTGTCCCACGCCGAACGCTACGAGGCCTCGGTCGAATTCACCCGCATCTGGCGCCGCGTGCTGGAAGGCGAGGTGGTCGACTACCAGGGCAAACACATTCAGGTCAAGGGTGCCAAGCTGCTCTACCCGCCCGTCCAGCAACCACGCCCACCGCTGTATTTCGGCGGTTCCTCGGAGGCGGCCCAGGATCTGGCCGCCGAGCAGGTCGAGCTGTACCTGACCTGGGGCGAGCCGCCCGCCGCGGTGGCCGAGAAGATCGCCCAGGTGCGCGAAAAGGCGGCTGCCCAGGGTCGTGAAGTGCGCTTCGGCATTCGCCTGCACGTGATCGTGCGGGAAACCAATGAGGAGGCCTGGAAGGCCGCCGACAAGCTGATCGCCCATGTCGACGACGACACCATCGCCCGGGCCCAGGCGTCCCTGGCGCGCTTCGACTCGGTCGGCCAGCAGCGCATGGCCGCCCTGCACGGCGGTAGCAAGGACAATCTGGAAGTGTCGCCGAACCTCTGGGCCGGGGTCGGCCTGGTGCGTGGCGGTGCCGGTACGGCGCTGGTCGGCGATGGCCCGACGGTCGCCGAGCGGGTCAAGGAATACGCCGCGCTGGGCATCGATACCTTCATCTTCTCAGGTTATCCACACCTCGAGGAATCCTACCGAGTCGCCGAGCTGTTGTTCCCGCACCTGGAGGTGAACCGCCCGGCACTGCCGGAAGGCGCGAACTACGTGAGCCCGTTCGGTGAAATGGTCGCCAACGACATTCTGCCCAGGGCGGCTTCGGCCAGTTGA
- the ssuC gene encoding aliphatic sulfonate ABC transporter permease SsuC, translating into MNSTSFNSLALRLAPWALPVALLVAWQSSVALGLLSTRILPAPSAVFEAGWQLLSSGEIWTHLAISGWRAAVGFAIGGGIGLALGFITGLSTWGERLIDSSVQMIRNVPHLALIPLVILWFGIDESAKIFLVALGTLFPIYLNTYHGIRNVDPALLEMARSYGLSGFALFRQVILPGALPSILVGVRFALGLMWLTLIVAETISASAGIGYLAMNAREFLQTDVVVLAILLYAVLGKLADVAARGLERAWLRWHPAYQGAAAK; encoded by the coding sequence ATGAACAGCACATCTTTCAATAGCCTGGCCCTGCGCCTGGCGCCCTGGGCCCTGCCCGTGGCGCTGCTGGTTGCCTGGCAGAGCTCGGTGGCCCTGGGGCTCCTGTCCACGCGCATCCTGCCGGCGCCCAGCGCGGTGTTCGAGGCGGGCTGGCAGCTGTTGTCCAGCGGCGAGATCTGGACGCACCTGGCGATCAGCGGCTGGCGTGCGGCGGTGGGCTTCGCCATCGGCGGTGGTATCGGCCTGGCGCTGGGCTTCATCACCGGCCTGTCGACATGGGGCGAGCGGCTGATCGACAGCTCGGTGCAGATGATCCGCAACGTGCCGCACCTGGCGCTGATTCCCCTGGTGATCCTGTGGTTCGGCATCGACGAGAGCGCGAAGATATTTCTGGTCGCCCTCGGCACCCTGTTCCCCATCTACCTGAACACTTACCACGGCATCCGCAACGTCGACCCGGCGCTGCTGGAAATGGCGCGCAGCTACGGCCTGTCCGGCTTCGCGTTGTTCCGGCAGGTGATCCTGCCCGGCGCGCTGCCGTCGATCCTGGTCGGCGTGCGCTTTGCCCTTGGCCTGATGTGGCTGACCCTGATCGTCGCCGAGACCATTTCCGCCAGCGCCGGCATTGGTTACCTGGCGATGAACGCCCGCGAATTCCTGCAGACCGACGTGGTGGTGCTGGCCATTCTGCTCTACGCCGTGCTCGGCAAGCTGGCCGACGTCGCCGCCCGTGGCCTGGAGCGTGCCTGGTTGCGCTGGCACCCGGCTTATCAGGGAGCGGCTGCGAAATGA
- the ssuB gene encoding aliphatic sulfonates ABC transporter ATP-binding protein, with protein MNAPMSVLHAIKRGTPLTIRGIRKSFGEREVLKGIDLTIPAGQFVAVVGRSGCGKSTLLRLLAGLDAPTGGELLAGNGPLAASSGDTRLMFQEARLLPWKQVIDNVGLGLAGDWRPKAQQVLEAVGLADRANEWPASLSGGQKQRVALARALIHEPRLLLLDEPLGALDALTRIEMQQLIDGLWQKHGFTVLLVTHDVSEAVATADRVILIEDGEIGLDLEVDLPRPRNRGSAYLAELEADVLNRVLQIPALPAQPDPISPLPTQLRWAL; from the coding sequence ATGAATGCGCCAATGAGTGTTTTGCATGCCATCAAACGAGGCACGCCGCTGACCATTCGCGGTATCCGTAAATCCTTCGGTGAGCGTGAGGTGCTCAAGGGTATCGACCTGACCATTCCGGCCGGCCAGTTCGTTGCCGTGGTCGGCCGCAGTGGTTGTGGCAAGAGCACCTTGCTGCGCCTGCTCGCCGGCCTCGACGCGCCCACGGGCGGTGAACTGCTGGCCGGCAACGGGCCGTTGGCTGCCAGCAGCGGGGATACCCGGCTGATGTTCCAGGAGGCGCGGCTGCTGCCCTGGAAACAGGTGATCGACAACGTCGGCCTGGGCCTTGCCGGTGACTGGCGGCCCAAGGCTCAGCAGGTGCTCGAAGCGGTGGGCCTGGCCGACCGCGCCAACGAGTGGCCGGCGTCCCTGTCCGGCGGCCAAAAGCAACGCGTCGCCCTGGCCCGCGCATTGATCCACGAGCCGCGCCTGCTGCTGCTTGACGAACCCCTGGGCGCCCTGGATGCGCTGACCCGTATCGAGATGCAGCAACTGATCGACGGCCTGTGGCAGAAGCATGGCTTCACCGTGTTGCTGGTCACCCACGATGTCAGCGAAGCGGTGGCCACGGCGGATCGGGTGATCCTTATCGAAGATGGTGAGATCGGCCTCGACCTCGAGGTGGATCTGCCGCGCCCACGTAATCGCGGCTCCGCCTACCTGGCGGAGCTGGAAGCCGACGTGCTCAACCGTGTGCTGCAAATCCCTGCGCTGCCGGCGCAACCCGACCCGATTTCACCCCTGCCGACCCAGCTGCGCTGGGCGCTCTAA
- a CDS encoding TOBE domain-containing protein — protein MTIKAINVRNQFKGTIKEIVEGDVLSEIDVQTAAGIVTSVITTRSVRELELGVGSEVIAFVKSTEVSIAKL, from the coding sequence ATGACCATCAAAGCCATCAACGTGCGCAACCAGTTCAAGGGCACCATCAAGGAAATCGTCGAAGGCGACGTGTTGTCGGAAATCGACGTGCAGACCGCTGCCGGCATCGTCACCTCGGTGATCACCACCCGCTCCGTGCGCGAGCTGGAACTGGGCGTGGGCAGCGAAGTGATTGCCTTCGTGAAGTCCACCGAGGTGTCGATCGCCAAGCTCTGA